Proteins found in one Hydrogenimonas thermophila genomic segment:
- the aroA gene encoding 3-phosphoshikimate 1-carboxyvinyltransferase: MKIMKVFSANKPVNMVCDKIASDKSISHRCAMFSLLSDQPSKICNFLKAEDTLNTLKIVEKLGADVSIDGNIVNIVPPKKVHEPDDVLDCGNSGTAIRLFCGFLSSLDGHFVLTGDKYLRRRPMRRVTDPLRKIGAKIDGREDGNLAPISIRGKELKSFHFESKIASAQVKSAMILAALRADAPSTYKEPELTRDHTERMLRGMGAKIESSEVIKIEPITKPLNPLDITVPADPSSGFFFAVAAAIVPDSKVVIKNTTLNPTRIEAYNVLKRMGAKVELIEKDNRYEPIGDIVVSYNGKLKGVEVSQKISWLIDELPALAIAMAVADGKSIVKNARELRVKESDRISCVIEGLKRCKIVCSEMEDGYTIEGGNLHSATINSYGDHRIAMSFAIGGLLADMVIEDIDCIATSFPNFIELLKELTEVNC; encoded by the coding sequence ATGAAGATAATGAAAGTTTTTTCAGCTAATAAGCCAGTAAATATGGTGTGTGACAAGATTGCAAGTGATAAGTCAATCTCACACCGTTGTGCTATGTTTTCACTTTTAAGCGACCAACCAAGCAAAATATGCAACTTTTTAAAAGCAGAAGATACGCTTAATACTTTGAAGATTGTTGAAAAATTGGGTGCAGATGTAAGTATTGATGGAAACATAGTAAATATTGTTCCACCTAAGAAAGTTCATGAACCTGATGATGTTTTGGATTGTGGTAACTCTGGAACAGCTATAAGGCTATTTTGCGGTTTTTTAAGTAGTCTAGATGGCCATTTTGTATTAACAGGCGATAAATATTTAAGACGCAGACCAATGCGTCGGGTTACTGATCCATTAAGGAAAATTGGTGCAAAGATAGATGGAAGAGAAGATGGTAATCTAGCACCTATTTCCATTAGAGGAAAAGAACTTAAATCATTTCATTTTGAAAGCAAGATTGCTTCAGCACAGGTTAAAAGTGCAATGATTCTTGCTGCATTGCGTGCAGATGCTCCTTCAACATATAAAGAGCCTGAGCTAACAAGAGATCATACAGAACGTATGTTACGTGGTATGGGAGCAAAGATTGAAAGTTCAGAAGTTATTAAAATAGAGCCAATTACAAAGCCTCTTAATCCTCTTGATATTACTGTACCTGCCGATCCTTCTAGTGGCTTTTTCTTTGCTGTTGCAGCGGCAATTGTACCTGATAGCAAAGTAGTAATAAAAAATACAACATTGAACCCTACACGCATTGAAGCATATAATGTATTAAAAAGAATGGGTGCTAAAGTAGAATTAATAGAAAAAGATAACCGTTACGAACCTATTGGTGATATTGTAGTTTCATATAACGGTAAACTAAAAGGTGTTGAAGTTTCGCAAAAGATCTCTTGGTTAATTGACGAATTGCCTGCTCTTGCTATTGCAATGGCTGTAGCAGATGGAAAAAGTATTGTCAAAAATGCTCGTGAATTAAGAGTAAAAGAATCAGATCGCATAAGCTGTGTTATTGAAGGATTAAAGCGGTGTAAAATTGTGTGCAGTGAAATGGAAGATGGTTATACTATAGAAGGAGGCAATTTACACTCTGCTACAATTAATAGCTATGGAGACCATCGTATTGCGATGAGTTTTGCTATTGGAGGATTGCTTGCAGATATGGTAATTGAAGATATAGACTGTATAGCTACATCTTTTCCAAACTTTATAGAACTGCTCAAAGAGTTGACAGAGGTTAATTGCTGA
- the pheT gene encoding phenylalanine--tRNA ligase subunit beta produces the protein MIVTRRWLEEWVDLKGISTEDICKKLNSLGLEVDSLQQITIPKKIVVGFVKSCEKHPDADKLSVCQIDLGTAVRQIVCGAKNIREGLYVPVATVGAVMPNGMKIKHAKLRGVESDGMVCSATELGLPAIENGILELDESIGQLEIGKELSEYPLLNDDVIEIELTANRGDCLSIYGVARELSVAFDRTLKKPRYEEDDIQHKGIGRILQFSHIGNHSVSLVYKALDATNLQTPLLIKFRLALIDQVKQNSIDSFLQYTIHSTGVILRGYSFKKLAGDNEKARLVLKEDERGLGIVLSEDKAVSIVGISQSEEVKATDSDTTTLIEASYVQPELIAPIVKKEQLKTDPLYYRTSRGSEPDLTFGLDFLFKTLEEYNEIDLYAGSSEFITQKETLKLDLSINEIEKLIGQPIELSQVVLILSRLGFEIIKTEDEKIILKVPPFRHDIANRQDVIEEIVRVVGIDNIKSKPICFEESNRLTYSYEHYKYLRQLRFKAVGNGFYETVHYIFCDNKRLEEFGFKTISEELALINPITNEMDGLRPMLMVNMLDSLQRNVRMSKKRIPLFEIGTVFDANRQESQHMLFAFSGEESLDTVPNSGKPSSIDFASFVKKVAAIIGQFELVESEEKNGLMHPYQSADILIDGQKVGIVAQLHPVIQEKFDLPKTFFAEIDTKYLVAKHINAKAISSFTPIQRDLSIVVKKTLLFSEIRKTLKDSLPDGVQSFYPIDRYVDESLGDEMSLTLRFVISSMEKTLQEDEINAMMDEILSLLEKNCNARLR, from the coding sequence ACATCCAGATGCAGATAAGCTAAGTGTATGTCAAATAGATTTAGGAACAGCAGTTAGACAAATTGTTTGTGGTGCAAAAAATATTCGTGAAGGATTGTATGTTCCAGTTGCTACGGTTGGGGCAGTTATGCCTAATGGTATGAAGATTAAGCACGCAAAATTAAGAGGTGTTGAAAGTGATGGAATGGTCTGTTCTGCAACTGAGCTTGGTCTTCCTGCTATCGAAAATGGTATTTTAGAGTTAGATGAGAGTATAGGTCAGCTTGAAATAGGTAAAGAACTTTCAGAGTATCCGCTTCTTAATGATGATGTAATAGAGATAGAATTAACTGCAAACCGAGGGGATTGTTTAAGTATTTACGGGGTTGCAAGAGAACTGTCAGTTGCTTTTGATCGTACATTAAAAAAACCTCGTTATGAAGAGGATGATATTCAGCATAAAGGCATAGGTAGAATTTTGCAGTTTTCTCATATAGGAAACCATTCTGTAAGTCTTGTGTACAAGGCATTAGATGCAACAAATTTACAGACTCCTTTGCTTATTAAGTTTCGATTGGCATTGATTGATCAAGTTAAGCAAAATAGTATTGACTCATTTTTGCAATATACTATTCATTCTACTGGTGTAATTCTTAGAGGATACAGCTTTAAAAAATTGGCTGGGGATAATGAAAAAGCCAGGCTTGTATTAAAAGAAGATGAGAGAGGATTGGGGATTGTTTTATCTGAAGATAAAGCAGTTTCTATTGTTGGTATATCTCAATCTGAAGAGGTGAAAGCCACAGATTCAGATACTACAACTTTGATAGAAGCAAGTTATGTACAGCCTGAACTGATTGCTCCAATTGTAAAAAAAGAGCAGCTTAAAACTGATCCACTCTATTATCGTACATCAAGAGGCAGTGAACCAGATTTAACGTTTGGACTGGATTTTCTTTTTAAAACATTAGAAGAATATAATGAAATTGACCTTTATGCAGGTAGCAGCGAGTTTATAACGCAAAAAGAGACATTGAAACTTGATCTCTCTATTAATGAAATAGAAAAACTAATAGGTCAGCCAATAGAGCTTAGTCAGGTAGTTTTGATTCTAAGCCGATTGGGATTTGAGATTATTAAAACTGAAGATGAAAAGATTATTTTAAAAGTTCCTCCATTTAGGCACGATATTGCAAACAGACAGGATGTTATTGAAGAGATTGTAAGAGTTGTAGGAATAGATAATATTAAATCCAAACCAATCTGTTTTGAAGAGTCTAATCGTTTGACATATTCGTATGAACACTATAAGTATTTACGTCAGCTTCGTTTTAAAGCTGTTGGAAATGGATTTTATGAGACGGTTCACTATATCTTTTGTGATAATAAACGTCTTGAAGAGTTTGGGTTTAAGACTATATCTGAAGAGTTGGCACTAATCAATCCTATAACAAATGAGATGGATGGTCTCAGACCTATGCTTATGGTCAATATGCTTGACTCATTACAACGAAATGTACGTATGTCAAAAAAACGTATACCTCTTTTTGAAATAGGAACTGTATTTGATGCAAATCGTCAAGAAAGTCAACACATGCTTTTTGCTTTCAGTGGTGAAGAGAGTTTAGACACTGTTCCAAATAGTGGGAAGCCATCATCTATTGACTTTGCATCATTTGTTAAAAAAGTTGCTGCAATTATAGGTCAGTTTGAGTTAGTAGAATCAGAAGAAAAAAATGGTTTAATGCACCCTTATCAATCAGCAGATATTTTAATTGATGGGCAAAAGGTTGGTATTGTTGCACAACTTCATCCAGTAATTCAGGAAAAGTTTGATCTTCCAAAAACTTTTTTTGCAGAAATTGATACCAAATATCTTGTTGCTAAACACATTAATGCTAAAGCAATAAGTAGCTTTACTCCAATACAAAGAGATTTAAGTATAGTTGTTAAAAAGACATTGCTATTTAGTGAAATTCGAAAAACTCTAAAAGACTCTTTACCTGATGGTGTTCAGTCATTCTATCCAATAGATAGATATGTTGATGAGTCATTGGGTGATGAGATGAGTTTGACACTTAGATTTGTAATATCTTCTATGGAAAAGACATTGCAAGAAGATGAGATTAATGCAATGATGGATGAAATTTTGTCACTATTAGAAAAAAATTGTAATGCGAGATTACGATGA